CGCCCTACAGCTTTGGAAAACAGCTGTAGAAAATCATTTAACCAAGGGGATAGATTCTAAAGAAATCAAGGCTGACACCAACATTACTGAATTTACCGCCGTATTGATGTGCCTCATTGAAGGCGCGGTAATGCAATCGAAAGCCTATGGTACGCCGGCTATGCTTCACCATACGATGAACTACCTCGAGCGTATTATCAGGAATTTAAAAGCCTGATTTTTTTTAAATAAAAAAATACCGATTGGTATAATACATTCAAAATGTAACATTCTAAATACTTTCTCTTATGAAAAACATTACCAAAATTATCTTATCCTGTCTGAGTGCAACAGCATTACAGGCACAAACCGCAAAAATCATCACCGGATTCCATCATGTTGAAAGCGTAGCTGCTTCCGATGGTTTCCTTTTTGCAGCAGACATTGGTCCGGTACTTGAACCGCTCACCAAAGACGGCGATGGCAAAATCATCAAAATGGACCGAAACGGAAATATCCTTGACAGGGATTTTGCAAAAGAAACCCTGAACGCGCCGAAAGGACTCGCCATTTACAAAAACATTTTATACGCCGCCGACATCGACAGGATTGTGGCCTTCGATATCAGTTCCGGGGAGAAATTATACGAAATAGATTTGAGTAAAGACTCTGGTTTCCTGAACGATATCGCCATTTGGAATGAAGAAACGCTGTTCGTTTCGGCGACAGATAAAAGCAAGTTGTTCCAGGTAAACCTTACCACAAAAACTTATGAAGAATTCAAAACTTCAGCTCCAATACCCGGTATTAATGGATTATTCTGCCGGAAAAATGCCAACAGATTGTATGCAAATGGTTTCGGGACCGACAACCAGCCAAATGGCATCGTAGGTTATATCAATCTGAAAGACCATTCATTTACCCTAATCAATATGCCAAAAGGCTATTATGATGGCATTGCAGTGAAAAATGGCACTGTATTTACAAGTGATTGGGTCGCCTTTGAAAACAAAGGGGTTGTGCGTGAAACTTTGGCACACGGTACAAACAAGGCTTCACTCACCACCAAAACGCTGCGCATCCCGGGCCCTGCCGACTTTATCATTTCCGCCAACGAAATGATTGTACCGGCCATGCTCACCGGAGAGATTTTTATTTTCAATATCAACTAAACCAAATACCATATATCATGGAAAAAAATCCTTCTTCAAAATACAAAATCCGCTTCAACGATTGTGATCTTTTCGGGCACCTCAACAATTCCCGTTACCTGGATTACCTCATCAATGCAAGGGAAGATCACCTGCTCGAACATTATGCATTTGACCTTACAACCTGGTACAAAAAAGGGGTCGGCTGGGTTGTCGGCAGCCATGAGATTGCATATGCAAGTCCTGCGGTATACAATGAGATCGTCACGATACAATCCGCATTATTGCATGCCGACAGCCATTTCCTGCATGTCGAAACCGTCATGATGAATACTGAATGTAGCCAATTAAAGGCAATCATGCGCACCAGGCTCATCCCTATCGATACAAAAACAGGCAAAAAGGAGATGCATTCTGCTGAATTCATGAGCTGGGTAAAAACCCTGGAAAACCATACTATTCCAAACGACATTAGCCTGCAGCAGCGCGTCGCCGAACTCCGGATGGCACTAAAAAGCGGCGCTGTGAGGACGTTTTGAAATTTTACAATTTGTAAAAGGAAACCGCTTTTTCCGTAACTTCGCTTTTGCCTTAATATATTGACCGCAACATATTTTGGCACACTTAAACGCCGAAAAATTAACTTTACGCCAAATGAACTGGAATGCAAAACCCATACTGCACAAAGGCACAGCGCGCATTGCAGTGTCTTTTGAAAGACGAAATGAAGCCTTACTTACCATCGTTACCGCTACTCCGGACGCGTTGTGGAGCCAGTCGAAAAAAACCTGGCACCTGCCGGATACGGCTGAAAACCGCAATCGTTTCGGGCTGACTGAAGCGACAGGAAAATCGGTTCTTGCGTTGATAGCACCTCAAAGTCAACGGGTGCTTGAGCGTTTTGTAGAGCAGCTCAGGCTTATGGGCTACAGCCATCATACTATTCGTAAATACCGTGCAGATTTTGGAGATTTCCTGTATTGGATTAAAGCTACACCGCCACAGGAATGTGATGCAGAAAAGGTACGTTCCTATTTCGTGCATTGCCTGATTGAAAAACGGCAAAGCGAAGCGTTGATTCACAGTCGAATGAATGCACTGAAATTTTATTATGTAAGCATGCTGCACCGTGAGCGGTTTTTTATTGACATTCCAAGGCCCAAGAAACCCCACAAGCTGCCAAAAGTGATCCCGGTGGAAATCATCAAAAAACTTTTTGAGCAGACCATAAATTTAAAGCACAATACAATCTTAAAACTCTGTTATGGCATGGGACTGCGTGTCTCAGAAGTGGCCGGCCTCGCAATCCCGGACATTGATAGCCGCAACATGCAGGTTTTGGTCGAACATGGAAAGGGCAAAAAAGAGCGTTATGTGAACCTGCCGGAAAGTATTTTAGGCCAGTTGCGTGATTATTATAAAGAATATCGCCCCAAGCATTATTTATTCGAAGGAGCAGATGGCGGGCAGTATTCGATCCGGACAATACAGCACATTTTTAGGGAATCAATGAAAAAGACCGGTTACAACCGAAAGGTTGGAATCCACAGCCTGCGGCACAGCTTTGCGACCCATTTGCTGGAACAGGGAACGGATATACGGTTTATACAAGAACTTTTAGGGCATAATAATATCAAGACCACGTTATTATATACCGAAGTGAGCGACAACAGCATCCGTAAAATCATAAGTCCGTTAGACAAGCTTTAATAAAAACGTTATATTTGGACACCGGATACACTTGAGATATCATTTTATGCAATGCGTATTTGTATATATCAGCAACAAAAATGGGATTTTTTAGATTTTGGTTGCGTGTATTTGGTAGTTAGCTGTGATTTCAATGCGAACGAACGTAATTTGTAAGAATAATTTAATATATTTGTAGGAGTATTTAAAATCTAAACTACATGACTACCTACATTCCTTATAATTTCAATACAAAAGAAAATGTGACAAGACTTAATTTCGATGCAAAGATTACCAATGTTATTGCAGATATAAAAAAAGAGTATGAGCTGACGGACGAAAATATAAAACTTGCCAGACACACATCTAATTACAAAAATCCGGTTGAAAAACAAATTTTTGAAGGCGACTTAATTGTGTACGCAATAAAGCAAAATGGTAAATTACTTTCATCCTTGAATTGTTTTATAAGTAATTCCAACGATTACATGGAGATAAACAGTTATCAATAAGAAACCACAGCTAACAGCGGTTTCACGCAATTGCTGCTTCTCTTGTAAAATGAACCAACTTTTTCCATAACTTCGTTTTGTCCAGCCGAGAGTACTCAGTTCCAGAAGCCGCAACTGACGTGAAGCCGCCGGACGTTATATGCCATAGGCCCAGTTTGCGGTGATGAAAACCTTTAAATTTTTCTACTTGCAATTCTTTTTTATAATTAATGTAATAATTTATAAATAGTCAATCTCTTTCCTTATAATATTTTTTTCCGACCTTTATAGAGTTAACTTTTAAACTTTGGTTATGAGAATTTTTATGCCAATTATAATGACACTGATTTTCGTGTGTTATGTACTTTACTTAGCTTTCATTAGAAAAGAATTTAAAAGTAAGTTGAAAACTGAGGTTTTGCCTGGAGCATTTTTCATTTTGGTTTGGGGTTTGTGCTATTTTGCATTTTTTATATAATTTGGTATTAAATAAAATCCATCTACGGCATATAACAGCGGTTTCACGCAATTGCTGCTTCTCTTGTAAAATGAACGACCTTTTTCCATAACTTCGTTCCGTCCAGCCGAAAATACTCAGCTTCGAAAGCCGCAACTGACGTGAAGCCGCCGGACGTTATGCGCCAGTTTTCGGCGCACGAAAACGTTACGTGTAATATAAACTTAAATGTAGTTTCATCTTAAAATCTTTTAAATCCATTATTCCTAGAATAGCACGTTAATGAAGACTAAAACATTTAATACTCTTACTTCAATTTCAATGGTGTTAACTTCTACTGTACTTGTAATTGAAGTCGTGAAGTTTATAAGTAACGGTTTTTATTTAGACCCTGGGATTTTCATATTAATGCTATTAGCTTTAATGCCAATTGCGTCTAAATTTTACCATCAAAAAAAATCAATTAAACTAAATAACCTCCAATATAAGGCACTCTTTTCAGTAAATTCAATCCTAATATTATTGATGATTTGGAAGATTGTTTTAACCTTTACAAAATAAACTAAAGTCAATAAAACCGGCACATAACAGCGGTTTCACGCAATTGCTGTTCACGTTGTAAAATGAACCACCTTTTTCCATAACTTCGTTCTGTCCAGCCGAGAGTACTCAGCTTCGAAAGCCGCAACTGACGTGAAGCCGCCGGACGTTATATGTGGGTCGCTCCGCTCGCCTAATGAACGTTTCTCGTATGTTGAAAAGTTCGGCTTGTGTTTGAGTAAATTTGACTTTTCTCCTATTTTTTCACGGCTCAACTTTGTGGTTACGTTGTGTTAGTGTCGCCGGAAAATTCGTCATTTTTGTTTACGTTTCTTGTCGCCGAGAGTTCTCTGCGAGACTTAATCGGAACTTAATTGTTTGTCAAAATGTTTGTGTTGAATTGCGATGAGAAAACTGTGCGTGTTTAACTTCAATTTTTCAAAAAACATAACGGAGCAGAATTACTTTGTGGCTACTTTGCGTGATTTTGCTGATGTGTCACGACCCATATAACACCGGTTTCACGCAATTGCTACTTGCCTTGTAAAATGAATCACCTTTTTCCATAACTTCGTTCTGTCCAGCCGAGAGTACTCAGTTCCAAAAGCCGCAACTGACGTGAAGCCGCCGGACGTTACAGGCCATAGCTCCGCGCCTCTGAAAGAACGATTTCCCTAAATTGAACAGTTCGGCTTGTGTTTGAGTAAATTTGACTTCTCTTCTATTTTTCACGGAGCAGCTTTGTGGTTACGTTGTGTTAGTGTCGCCTGGAAAATTGTCGTTTTATTTTCGCATCTCTTCGCCTAGAGTTCTCCGCTGGACGCAATCAGGCGCAATAGCTGTCGAAAGTCTTTATCAATCTTCTTTGCTCGAAATGTATCCAAAATCTGTTGCGTTGAATTGCGATAACTTAAATTTTAAGAAACTTAAAGACTAAAGCAGAATTTCTTTGTGGTTACTTTGTGTGATTTTGCAACTGTGTCGCGACGGCCTGTAACAGCGGTTTCACGCAATTGCTACTTACCTTGTAAAATGAACGACCTTTTTCCATAACTTCGTTCTGTCCAGCCGAGAATACTCAGTTCCAAAAGCCGCAACTGACGTGAAGCCGCCGGACGTTATATGCCATTGACGGCGCGCGTAGAAAATCTTGCGTAAATTTGGAAATTTCAAAAAAAGTAATAACTTTGTGGTTACAAAAAATAATGCTATGGATATTTCTGTAATACCAATTGGAAACTCAAAAGGAATTCGTTTATCGAAAACTTTACTTGAAAAATATAATATCACAGATAAAGTTGAACTTATTCTGGAGAAAGGTTACATCATTTTAAAACCTAAATCTGAACCGCGAACTGGTTGGGAAAAAGCTTTTAAAAAAATGCACGAAAATGGCGATGACAACTTGCTAATCCATGACGCTTTCGAAGACGAAAATCTTGAAGAATGGATTTAAGGCAATATCAAATCGTTTTAGTAAATCTTGATCCAACAATCGGAAGTGAAATGAAGAAAACACGTCCGTGCGTTATCATTTCTCCGAATGAAATGAATAAATATCTCAATACAATTGTTATCGCTCCTATGACAAGCAGTTCAAAACCTTATCCAACCAGGGTCGAGGTGAATCATGATAAGAAAACTGGCTGGATTGTGCTTGATCAAATTCGAACTGTTGACAGGCGAAGAATTATCAAAGTGCTGGGCAATTTATCTGAAAAAGAATTCGAAAAAGTGAAGGAAGTTTTGCGAGAGACATTTGTAGATTAAATTTCAACGGCATATAACAGCGGTTTCACGCAATTGCTACTTTCCTTGTAAAATGAACCACCTTTTTCCATAAATTCGTTCTGTCCAGCCGAGAGTACTCAGCTTCGAAAGCCGCAACTGACGTGAAGCCGCCGGACGTTAGGCGATATTTATAAAAACGACATCAAACATAGAGAATAATGGCACTTCAAGATGAAATCGAATTAAAAGCAAAACAAATACATACTGACGGATATTCATTGTCTATCGGAGAATTAATGTCTTTATATAGAGATAGAGAAATTGATATACATCCTGAATTTCAGAGATTTTTTCGATGGTCACCAAATCAAAAAACTAAATTAATTGAATCAATTCTGTTAGGCATTCCTATTCCTCCAATATTTGTTTCTCAAAGAGAAGATGGAGTTTGGGATGTTATTGATGGCCTACAGCGTTTATCTACCATTTTAGAGTTTTCTGGTTTGCTTCGAGATAGCGAAGGTAATATCAAAGCAGCAAGCAAGCTTAATGGCACAGATTACTTGCCATCTTTGGAGGGAAAATATTGGCAAAAAGACGATGATTTGCCTAATTCATTTGACCAAACTCAAAGACTCATCATTAAGAGATCAAAATTGGGTGTTCAAATTATTAAAAAGGAAAGTGACAAAGACACAAAATTTGAACTTTTTCAAAGATTAAATACTGGCGGCACAGCATTAACAGAACAAGAAATCAGAAACTGCATTTTGGTAATGATCAATAAAGATTTTTACACTTGGCTATCTGAATTAAGCCAAAGTCCAAATTTCCAATCTGTATTGCCTATTTCTGACCGAGCAGTTGAAGAACAATATGATGTTGAATTAGCTTTAAGATATTTTGTTTACAAGTCGATTACACTTGAAGAAGTAAATTCCACTAAAGATATTGGTAAACTTTTAACGGACAAAATGGTGGAATTCGCATCGGATGAAAATTTTGATTACGAAGGAGAAAAAGCGAATTTTGATAAGGTATTTGAATTATTGAATTCGGCACTCGGAGAAGATGCTTTTAGAAAATGGGAACCACAAAAAAATAAGTTCACTGGTGCATTTTCAATTTCATTATTTGAAGTAATCGTCACTGGTTTTGGTAAAAATAGCGAACTATATAATAATACAGCTGAAAGCCAAGCTGAATTGGCGGAAAAAATAAAATCCATAAGTTTGAATCAGGTATTTATCGACAATTCCGGTAATGGTAAAAGAGCGTCAACCAGATTGCCTCACTTTTTGCCTTTAGGAACTCAGATTTTTGGGAATGAAAATTAGAACTGTAGAGGAATTACAAAATCGTTTAGATGATGATTTTGCTTGGAGACGAAAAGAACTTACAAATATTTACACAAATGTCAGTTCTTCGAAACCAAAGCAAATGAATACCAACATTCGAATTGGTGTTGTGATGCTTTATGCGCATTGGGAGGGATTTATCAAAAATGCTGCAGAAACATATCTAATCTTTGTTTCTAGTAAGAAACTAACATATAATCAATTATCAAATAATTTCATTGCACTCTCATTAAAAGCTAAATTATCTGTTTTTCAAGAAACGAATAAAAATACACTTCATACTCAGTTGGTAGATTTTCTACTTGGAAATTTGGATATCCGAGCTCAAGTTCCTACGGAAAATGTGATCAAGACACAATCAAATCTCAATTCAAATATTTTAAAAGAGATACTTTCAATTATAGGTGTTAGTTACGATCAATTCGAATTGAAAGAAAAATTTATTGATACTCAATTATTAAATATTCGTAATTCTGTAGCCCATGGACAAAACCCAGATATGGATGAAATTGAGTTTTCTGAACTTTACACTGAGATTACATCGTTGATGAATTCAATAAAAACTGAGATTGCGAATAATGCAACACTTTTAAATTACAAAAAAGTAAACATCGCCTAACAGCGGTTTCACGCAATTGCTACTTTTCTTGTAAAATGAACTTCTTTTTTCCATAACTTCGTTTTGTCCAGCCGAGAGTACTCAGTTCCAAAAGCCGCAACTGACGTGAAGCCGCCGGACGTTAGCTGCTAGCTTTTGAGAATCCCGCAAATATTGAATTTATGAAGTTAATTATAACGTTTTTTTGTTTCTTATTTCCTTTATTATTGTTTAGTCAAACACTGTCAATTGATGCTCACAAAAAGTTTGCTGACAGTATTGTGAATCATATCGAAGAAGAAAGAATAGATGGTGTTATTAGATATTCTCATGGAAGAAAAGACGGGAAACAAATCAGAGAGCTTATGACAAATACTCTCATTCTAAAAAACCTAAATAAAACGATAAGAATATGCTATCGTGAGCGACATCCTGAAACCGATGAAGAATTAAATATCTATTTCTTAGATGATAAACTTATTTATGCTGAAAAGGTAACATGGCGAAAAAAGAAATTTTTTAAGCAGATTTTCTATTATGAAAATGAATCTCTGATACATTCTGAAAATTCGAAAGAAGCAGGTTTAGATAGTATAGATGTTTTAATTGAAGCTCGAAGTCTATTTAAGCAAGCCAGCAGCTAACAGCGGTTTCACGCAATTGCTGCTTCCTTTGTGAAATGAGACATCTTTTTCCATAACTTCGTTCTGTCCAGCCGAGAGTACTCAGCTTCGAAAGCCGCAACTGACGTGAAGCCGCCGGACGTTACCTGCAAGCGCTACAAAAATCGCGTAAAATCAAATTATGGAGATAGGAAAACAATTTAATAGTTTGGGGTTTGAAGATTATTTTTTTTATATCGATAATTATAAAAAATATTCTGACTTTAATACTTTGGGATTATATCGTTCACTTTCAGAAAATGAAAAACTTAATCTCGAACAGAAAATTTCCATTAGAGATTATGCAAACAAAATATTTGAAAAGACATTTAATTTTTTGCAAGTAAAAGATCCCTGGACGTACATAAAGGTACAAACTCTAGGATTAGAACTAACACATGGTGACAAGGAAGAAATGTGGCGTAAAATATTTATAAATCAGGAAAAAATATTGCGCGAAAAAAGAATAAAACACAAAAATTTCGGAGAATATTCAAAGCATAACTGTGGTTACGAAACATGTCCTATGAATGGCATAATGATTAAGCAAGGCTCATTTATGGCCGAGTACGAAATGTGTATTGGAAATATCAATAGATATGTACAAAAACAAAAGTCTGAAACAAGAAAATCAGAAAGAAAAAGCGAAAGCCAAATTATTAATAACGAATTGGATTTAGAATAATGCGCCAGCAGGTAACAGCGGTTTCACGCAATTGCTACTTACCGTGTACAATGAACTTCTTTTTTCCATAACTTCGTTCTGTCCACGCCGAGAGTACTCGGTTCCAAATGCCGCAACTGACGTGAAGCCGCCGGACGTTATGTGTGATTTTTGAAAAACCTTGTCCGAAATTTGGAAAGTTACCAAAATTTGGTAATTTTACAGAAATGAAAAGTCATGGGAAAGAATACTTCAATATCACTCGGAAATCACTTCGAACATTTCGTTGAAAACACAATTGCGCATGGCAGATTCAAAAATGCAAGCGAAGTTGTTCGCGCCGGACTGCGCCTTTTGGAAGATGAAGAAAATCGAGTTGTAATGCTTCGAAATTCAATTGAGGAAGGAATTAAAAGTGGAAGAGCAGAAAACTTTGATTCTCAAAAATTTCTTGCTCAATTGAAAGCCAGCAAAAAAGCGAATGGCTAAATTTCATCTTTTATATAGAGCTGTTGATGATCTTGCGGATATTTGGGATTATACTTATGATGAATGGTCAGAAAGACAAGCTGACAAATATTATCAATTGCTTCTCGATAGTTGCCAAGAAATAGCTGAGAATCCAAATATCGGAAAATCGTACAATCAAATTGTGAATAATCTGTTTGGCTATAAATCTGGCGAACATTTAATTTTCTATCTTGTAGTTGACGTACAGGAAATTGAAGTGGTTAGAATATTACACGGTAGTATGGATTTAAAGAAAAAGTTTCAATAATTAAAACCACACATAACAGCGGTTTCACGCAATTGCTACTCACTTTGTAAAATGAACGACCTTTTTCCATAACTTCGTCTTGTCCAGCCGAGAATACTCAGTTCCAAAAGCCGCAACTGACGTGAAGCCGCCGGACGTTAGCAGCAAATCTTAAACAACCGGACGTAAATGAACCCAATATTTGAACACAAACCTGAAACTGGAATTGGATATTGTAAAGAAGATTTTTTAAATAATTTTTTACATATATGTGAAAAGCATAAAAACCAAAAGAGAGCCAAGTCATTTGCTTTGATTCTATACGATTTTCATAATAAAGCATTAAGAAATCTTATCAAGGATTTTGGAGCGTTTATAAAACTTGACAGGCTTTCCGGAAAAGATATTTCTGTATTTTATCTCGATTCTGAAAATCAGAGTTCAATTGCTACCTTTAATTATATATTCTCTAATGCTTTTGAAGTTGATGAAAATACAAAAAAGCCTTTCGTCATTTTCTTCAACGTAAAAGACGATGATGTCAAAGATGTAAATATTATTGAACTTGAACAATCAAATTTACTTTTAGCTTTTCAAGAACTACATAGCACTTTTGAGAACTATCTTATGTGTTTAAACGATAAAAATGCTGAATCAATGAAACCGAAATTCTTAAAAATTGTTTCTAAAGTCGGTAGTATTTCACTCGACAAATTAATGGGAATTTTATTGGAAGTAGGTGCAAAAAAATTAGGGATAGACATATAGATCTGCTGCTAACAGCGGTTTCACGCAATTGCTACTTCTCTTGTAAAATGAACCACCTTTTTCCATAACTTCGTTTTGTCCAGCCGAGAGTACTCAGTTCCAAATCCCGCAACTGACGTGAAGCCGCCGGACGTTAGCTGCAATCATAAAAACTACACCTAATATGACCGATAACCAATTTAATCATAAAGACCGTAACATTTTCACTAAAAACGCTGTAAAAATTGCTTTAATTATAAGTGTTTTTAGCTTAGCAATTTTATTTGCAACGGCTATTTTATTTACGTACAACTTTGGAGGTTTGACATTTAAAGTCGACGACAAGATTTTTGAC
This genomic stretch from Flavobacterium pallidum harbors:
- a CDS encoding DUF262 domain-containing protein; this translates as MALQDEIELKAKQIHTDGYSLSIGELMSLYRDREIDIHPEFQRFFRWSPNQKTKLIESILLGIPIPPIFVSQREDGVWDVIDGLQRLSTILEFSGLLRDSEGNIKAASKLNGTDYLPSLEGKYWQKDDDLPNSFDQTQRLIIKRSKLGVQIIKKESDKDTKFELFQRLNTGGTALTEQEIRNCILVMINKDFYTWLSELSQSPNFQSVLPISDRAVEEQYDVELALRYFVYKSITLEEVNSTKDIGKLLTDKMVEFASDENFDYEGEKANFDKVFELLNSALGEDAFRKWEPQKNKFTGAFSISLFEVIVTGFGKNSELYNNTAESQAELAEKIKSISLNQVFIDNSGNGKRASTRLPHFLPLGTQIFGNEN
- a CDS encoding tyrosine-type recombinase/integrase, producing the protein MNWNAKPILHKGTARIAVSFERRNEALLTIVTATPDALWSQSKKTWHLPDTAENRNRFGLTEATGKSVLALIAPQSQRVLERFVEQLRLMGYSHHTIRKYRADFGDFLYWIKATPPQECDAEKVRSYFVHCLIEKRQSEALIHSRMNALKFYYVSMLHRERFFIDIPRPKKPHKLPKVIPVEIIKKLFEQTINLKHNTILKLCYGMGLRVSEVAGLAIPDIDSRNMQVLVEHGKGKKERYVNLPESILGQLRDYYKEYRPKHYLFEGADGGQYSIRTIQHIFRESMKKTGYNRKVGIHSLRHSFATHLLEQGTDIRFIQELLGHNNIKTTLLYTEVSDNSIRKIISPLDKL
- a CDS encoding type II toxin-antitoxin system PemK/MazF family toxin, whose amino-acid sequence is MDLRQYQIVLVNLDPTIGSEMKKTRPCVIISPNEMNKYLNTIVIAPMTSSSKPYPTRVEVNHDKKTGWIVLDQIRTVDRRRIIKVLGNLSEKEFEKVKEVLRETFVD
- a CDS encoding MAE_28990/MAE_18760 family HEPN-like nuclease, with the protein product MKIRTVEELQNRLDDDFAWRRKELTNIYTNVSSSKPKQMNTNIRIGVVMLYAHWEGFIKNAAETYLIFVSSKKLTYNQLSNNFIALSLKAKLSVFQETNKNTLHTQLVDFLLGNLDIRAQVPTENVIKTQSNLNSNILKEILSIIGVSYDQFELKEKFIDTQLLNIRNSVAHGQNPDMDEIEFSELYTEITSLMNSIKTEIANNATLLNYKKVNIA
- a CDS encoding type II toxin-antitoxin system RelE/ParE family toxin yields the protein MAKFHLLYRAVDDLADIWDYTYDEWSERQADKYYQLLLDSCQEIAENPNIGKSYNQIVNNLFGYKSGEHLIFYLVVDVQEIEVVRILHGSMDLKKKFQ
- a CDS encoding acyl-CoA thioesterase, with the protein product MEKNPSSKYKIRFNDCDLFGHLNNSRYLDYLINAREDHLLEHYAFDLTTWYKKGVGWVVGSHEIAYASPAVYNEIVTIQSALLHADSHFLHVETVMMNTECSQLKAIMRTRLIPIDTKTGKKEMHSAEFMSWVKTLENHTIPNDISLQQRVAELRMALKSGAVRTF
- a CDS encoding AbrB/MazE/SpoVT family DNA-binding domain-containing protein produces the protein MDISVIPIGNSKGIRLSKTLLEKYNITDKVELILEKGYIILKPKSEPRTGWEKAFKKMHENGDDNLLIHDAFEDENLEEWI
- a CDS encoding type II toxin-antitoxin system ParD family antitoxin, with translation MGKNTSISLGNHFEHFVENTIAHGRFKNASEVVRAGLRLLEDEENRVVMLRNSIEEGIKSGRAENFDSQKFLAQLKASKKANG
- a CDS encoding NHL repeat-containing protein; the encoded protein is MKNITKIILSCLSATALQAQTAKIITGFHHVESVAASDGFLFAADIGPVLEPLTKDGDGKIIKMDRNGNILDRDFAKETLNAPKGLAIYKNILYAADIDRIVAFDISSGEKLYEIDLSKDSGFLNDIAIWNEETLFVSATDKSKLFQVNLTTKTYEEFKTSAPIPGINGLFCRKNANRLYANGFGTDNQPNGIVGYINLKDHSFTLINMPKGYYDGIAVKNGTVFTSDWVAFENKGVVRETLAHGTNKASLTTKTLRIPGPADFIISANEMIVPAMLTGEIFIFNIN